A stretch of Bacteroidales bacterium DNA encodes these proteins:
- a CDS encoding glycosyltransferase — translation MKICHIITSIDQSGGGPSKSVCDLSIQLAQQGLDIHLLTQASENPYIQTSPHKKLELHFVQGISFSLAIKQQLTQEHFDLLHSHGIWQMPVHYAAQLAKKNNIPYIISTRGMLEPWALNYKKWKKKLALWIYQNNDLKKAACIHATGKMEAQHIRQLGYTNPIAIIPNPIELKEKKTYTNLKKEKKRLAFIGRLHKIKNIESLMHAWTKIKNTQDWELVLVGDGEKNYVQSLKQLVANLQIQNILFTGFLAGEEKEKIMQTLDFVVLPSFSENFGMVVGEALQNEIPVIASTGTPWDDLQKHQCGWWVNNDVETLSQTIQQAIALSDEERQQMGQRGRKLIEEKYSVEIVASQMIQLYEWILKGGTKPEFVYEL, via the coding sequence ATGAAAATCTGCCATATCATTACTAGTATCGACCAATCCGGTGGCGGACCTTCCAAAAGTGTTTGCGATTTAAGTATTCAATTAGCTCAACAAGGCCTTGACATTCATCTCTTAACACAAGCGTCTGAAAATCCTTATATACAAACAAGCCCACACAAAAAATTAGAATTACATTTTGTACAGGGAATTTCGTTTTCATTAGCTATAAAACAACAATTAACCCAAGAACACTTTGATTTACTTCATAGTCATGGTATCTGGCAAATGCCAGTACATTACGCAGCTCAATTAGCTAAAAAAAATAATATTCCGTATATTATCTCAACCAGAGGCATGCTCGAACCATGGGCACTGAATTATAAAAAATGGAAAAAAAAATTAGCTTTATGGATATATCAAAATAACGATCTAAAAAAAGCCGCTTGTATTCATGCTACCGGTAAAATGGAAGCTCAACATATTCGTCAATTAGGATATACCAACCCCATTGCCATTATACCTAACCCTATTGAACTTAAAGAAAAAAAAACATATACCAATTTAAAAAAAGAAAAAAAACGCTTAGCATTTATTGGCAGACTCCATAAAATAAAAAATATTGAAAGTCTTATGCATGCATGGACTAAAATTAAAAATACACAAGATTGGGAACTCGTATTGGTTGGTGATGGCGAAAAAAATTATGTACAATCGCTTAAGCAATTAGTTGCTAATTTACAAATACAAAATATATTATTTACAGGTTTTTTAGCTGGTGAAGAGAAAGAAAAAATTATGCAAACACTCGATTTTGTTGTATTGCCTAGCTTTTCTGAGAATTTTGGTATGGTTGTCGGCGAAGCATTACAAAACGAAATTCCTGTCATTGCCTCTACCGGAACACCATGGGATGATTTACAAAAACACCAATGCGGTTGGTGGGTCAATAACGATGTAGAAACCCTGTCTCAAACTATACAACAAGCCATAGCATTATCCGATGAAGAACGCCAACAAATGGGGCAACGAGGCAGAAAATTGATTGAAGAAAAATATTCTGTTGAAATAGTGGCTTCTCAAATGATACAGTTGTACGAATGGATACTTAAAGGTGGTACAAAGCCGGAATTTGTGTATGAATTATGA
- a CDS encoding putative colanic acid biosynthesis acetyltransferase, translating into MLENQKIDLSQYENALSRKNQIARFIWNITWFLFARPFPRSIGNKWRIFLLKIFGAKVSWKAVIYSNVRIYMPWKLKMNDYACLAPEVDCYNVDWVIIGANSTISQKSYLCTASHDIYKSNMPLITAPIVIEDQVWVAADVYIGPGITIHQGSVIAARAVVVKDVEPWTIVGGNPAKFIKKREIHE; encoded by the coding sequence ATGTTAGAAAATCAAAAAATTGATCTTTCGCAATACGAAAACGCATTAAGTCGAAAAAATCAAATAGCAAGGTTCATCTGGAACATTACTTGGTTCTTATTTGCACGTCCTTTTCCTCGTAGTATTGGCAATAAATGGCGAATTTTTTTACTCAAAATATTTGGAGCAAAAGTAAGCTGGAAAGCTGTTATATATTCAAATGTAAGAATATATATGCCTTGGAAATTAAAAATGAATGATTATGCTTGTTTAGCACCCGAAGTCGATTGCTATAATGTAGATTGGGTTATTATAGGAGCCAATTCAACTATTTCTCAAAAATCTTACCTTTGCACTGCGTCACATGATATATATAAATCGAATATGCCATTAATAACAGCACCTATTGTAATCGAAGACCAGGTATGGGTTGCTGCTGATGTGTATATTGGTCCAGGCATAACCATTCATCAGGGATCTGTAATTGCTGCCCGTGCTGTTGTGGTAAAAGATGTTGAACCTTGGACTATTGTAGGAGGCAATCCAGCAAAGTTTATTAAAAAAAGAGAAATACACGAATAA
- a CDS encoding glycosyltransferase family 2 protein: protein MLDISVIILTYNEEIHIERCIQNIKTIAKDIFVVDCFSTDNTVKIAKSLGAKVFQHKWENSYAKQFNWALENLPITTKWILRLDADEYLYPELIEEITKKLPKLPENITGIVFKRRHIFLEKWMKRGTYPVKLLRLFQHKKGICEQRWMDEHIQLNEGISIEFEHDFADHNLNNLTWWTQKHNGYAIREAIDLLNIELHFYEEKEPQLNAQALKKRKHKESYARKPLFLRAFIYFVYRYFFKLGFLEGKEGFLWHFLQGWWYRTLVDVKIYEIKKTCGTDKEKIKQYLLTHHHINIDDN, encoded by the coding sequence ATGTTAGACATTAGCGTAATTATATTAACCTATAACGAAGAAATTCATATAGAACGATGTATTCAAAATATTAAAACTATCGCTAAAGACATTTTTGTGGTGGATTGTTTTTCTACTGATAATACTGTTAAAATTGCTAAAAGTCTCGGTGCAAAAGTCTTTCAACATAAATGGGAAAACAGTTATGCAAAACAATTTAACTGGGCATTAGAAAATTTACCAATTACCACAAAATGGATTTTACGTTTAGATGCTGATGAATACCTATACCCTGAACTAATAGAAGAAATAACTAAAAAATTGCCTAAACTCCCTGAAAATATTACCGGTATTGTATTTAAACGTCGTCATATTTTCCTTGAAAAATGGATGAAAAGAGGTACCTATCCGGTTAAATTACTTAGATTATTTCAACACAAGAAAGGTATTTGTGAACAACGTTGGATGGATGAACATATCCAATTAAACGAGGGAATTTCTATTGAATTTGAACACGATTTTGCCGATCATAATTTAAATAACCTTACATGGTGGACACAAAAACATAATGGTTATGCTATACGCGAAGCCATTGATTTATTAAATATAGAACTGCATTTTTATGAAGAAAAAGAGCCTCAATTAAATGCACAAGCATTAAAAAAAAGAAAACATAAAGAAAGCTATGCGCGTAAACCTTTATTTTTGAGAGCATTTATATATTTTGTTTACAGATATTTTTTTAAACTTGGTTTCTTAGAAGGCAAAGAAGGTTTTTTATGGCATTTTTTGCAAGGTTGGTGGTATAGAACCCTAGTTGATGTCAAAATATACGAAATCAAAAAAACTTGCGGCACCGACAAAGAAAAAATAAAACAATACCTGCTTACTCACCACCATATTAACATTGATGATAACTGA
- a CDS encoding glycosyltransferase gives MKISLITATYNNAATIVDCLESVNTQTVKPFEHIIIDGQSTDGTLEILANYKHLKVLSEPDKGIYDALNKGIRLANGDIIGFMHADDFYANNQVLAWVNQTFEQAQCDAVYGDLQYVQANNIKKIVRNWKAGEYKQKKIKWGWMPPHPTLFVKKSVYEKFGNFDLSYTIAADYELMMRFLWKHNISLVYIPKLFINMRTGGKSNRWLNIYLKMKEDYRAIRSHHIGGLKVLIFKNLRKIEQFF, from the coding sequence ATGAAAATCTCTCTCATCACCGCAACATATAATAACGCTGCCACCATTGTGGATTGTTTGGAATCGGTCAACACACAAACCGTAAAGCCATTTGAGCATATCATTATAGATGGTCAATCAACAGATGGAACACTCGAAATATTAGCTAATTATAAACATTTAAAAGTTTTATCAGAACCCGACAAGGGCATATACGATGCACTTAATAAAGGCATTCGCCTAGCAAATGGCGATATTATTGGATTTATGCATGCAGATGATTTCTATGCTAATAATCAAGTTTTAGCATGGGTTAACCAAACATTTGAACAAGCTCAGTGCGACGCTGTATATGGCGATTTACAATACGTACAAGCCAACAACATAAAAAAAATCGTTCGTAACTGGAAAGCCGGAGAATACAAACAAAAAAAAATAAAATGGGGTTGGATGCCTCCACATCCTACCCTTTTTGTAAAGAAATCGGTGTACGAAAAATTCGGTAACTTCGATTTATCTTATACTATTGCTGCCGATTATGAATTAATGATGCGTTTTTTATGGAAACATAACATTTCATTAGTTTACATTCCTAAATTATTTATCAACATGCGTACAGGAGGCAAGAGCAACCGATGGTTAAATATTTATTTAAAAATGAAAGAAGATTATAGAGCCATTCGTTCGCACCATATTGGAGGACTAAAAGTATTAATCTTTAAAAATCTTCGCAAAATAGAACAATTTTTTTAA